From a single Jatrophihabitans sp. genomic region:
- a CDS encoding glycosyltransferase 87 family protein yields MTELSSPAAGGAPGPDKVPLPREAPLSPLSWDEVPPPSRQDPTAARASALVGGPLGRYARLDSGWWTPLRALLALGAFTLLLGYAEKSPCADGQWVASKQYTHVCYSDVIPLWGAEGLSSGAVPYRDHAVEYPVLTGGFMWVTAELTRAWSSLAESGLLPGSNQGVMFGVLTCVLLAICGLFTIAATAAAAGRRRQWDAAILALSPLLVFHAFSNWDLLAMAFASAALWAWARERPVAAGVLIGLGAAAKLYPALLFVPLALLAYRTRTWRPVLWAAVAAAGAWLAVNLPVALTWTAGWKEFYSFSESRPAEASTFWAMLKHYFPSTFGSATDSGWSPPGLAVALFLLAALGAIGWLALSAPVRPRLAQLAFLTVTAFLLTTKVWSPQYSIWLVPLLALARPRWRSALLWQATEIAVWIATLLWLLGGSDPNKALPYEGLTWVLLIRDAALLVLVALIVRDIRRPELDVVRSAGEPDPGAGVFAAAPADRLIGARAASPTLTGP; encoded by the coding sequence GTGACCGAGCTGAGCAGCCCCGCGGCCGGCGGCGCGCCGGGTCCGGACAAGGTTCCGCTGCCGCGCGAGGCGCCGCTGTCTCCGCTGTCCTGGGACGAGGTGCCGCCGCCGTCGCGGCAGGACCCGACGGCCGCCCGGGCCAGCGCCCTGGTGGGCGGCCCGCTGGGGCGCTACGCCCGCCTGGACTCCGGCTGGTGGACGCCGCTGCGGGCGCTGCTGGCGCTCGGGGCGTTCACGTTGCTGCTGGGCTACGCCGAGAAGTCGCCGTGCGCCGACGGCCAGTGGGTGGCGTCCAAGCAGTACACCCACGTCTGCTACTCCGACGTCATCCCGCTGTGGGGCGCGGAGGGCCTGTCCTCGGGCGCGGTGCCCTACCGCGACCACGCCGTGGAGTATCCGGTGCTCACCGGCGGCTTCATGTGGGTCACCGCCGAGCTGACCCGGGCCTGGAGCTCGCTCGCCGAGAGCGGGCTGCTGCCCGGCAGCAACCAGGGCGTGATGTTCGGCGTGCTGACCTGCGTGCTGCTGGCGATCTGCGGACTGTTCACCATCGCGGCGACCGCCGCGGCGGCGGGCCGGCGGCGGCAGTGGGACGCGGCGATCCTGGCGCTGAGCCCGCTGCTGGTCTTTCACGCCTTCTCCAACTGGGACCTGCTGGCGATGGCCTTCGCCTCCGCCGCGCTGTGGGCCTGGGCCCGCGAGCGACCGGTGGCGGCCGGGGTGCTGATCGGGCTGGGTGCGGCGGCCAAGCTGTATCCGGCGCTGCTGTTCGTGCCGCTGGCGCTGCTGGCCTACCGAACCCGCACCTGGCGGCCGGTGCTGTGGGCCGCGGTGGCAGCGGCCGGCGCCTGGTTGGCGGTGAACCTGCCGGTGGCGCTGACCTGGACGGCCGGCTGGAAGGAGTTCTACTCCTTCTCCGAATCCCGGCCGGCCGAGGCCAGCACGTTCTGGGCGATGCTCAAGCACTACTTCCCCAGCACCTTCGGCTCGGCCACCGACTCCGGCTGGTCACCGCCGGGCCTGGCGGTGGCGCTGTTCCTGCTGGCCGCGCTCGGCGCGATCGGCTGGCTGGCGTTGAGCGCGCCGGTCCGGCCCCGGCTGGCGCAGCTTGCCTTTCTGACGGTCACCGCCTTCCTGCTGACCACCAAGGTGTGGAGCCCGCAGTACTCGATCTGGCTGGTGCCGCTGCTGGCGCTGGCCCGGCCGCGCTGGCGCAGCGCGCTGCTCTGGCAGGCCACCGAGATCGCGGTCTGGATCGCCACCCTGCTCTGGCTGCTCGGCGGCAGCGACCCCAACAAGGCCCTGCCCTACGAGGGGCTGACCTGGGTGCTGCTGATCCGCGACGCCGCGCTGCTGGTGCTGGTGGCCCTGATCGTGCGTGACATCCGCCGTCCCGAGCTGGACGTGGTGCGCTCGGCCGGCGAGCCGGACCCCGGCGCCGGGGTGTTCGCCGCGGCGCCGGCGGACCGGCTGATCGGCGCCCGGGCTGCCTCGCCGACCCTGACCGGGCCGTGA